Proteins encoded together in one Cicer arietinum cultivar CDC Frontier isolate Library 1 chromosome 4, Cicar.CDCFrontier_v2.0, whole genome shotgun sequence window:
- the LOC101499158 gene encoding uncharacterized protein, whose protein sequence is MLKQEQEEFEVVRTLPSHSDSIECVGFAPSGSWAAIGGMDPKMIIWDLEHSLARSTCEHEYGVTCMTWLGTSYLATGSMDGIVRLWDCRSGECVRTFRGHSDGIQSLSLSANRDYLVSASLDHTARVFDVKGFC, encoded by the exons ATGTTAAAGCAAGAGCAAGAAGAGTTTGAG GTTGTCCGTACCCTGCCTTCTCATTCAGATTCCATTGAGTGTGTTGGGTTCGCACCAAG TGGTTCCTGGGCTGCAATTGGAGGCATGGATCCAAAAATGATCATATGGGATTTAGAGCACTCCTTAGCCCGAAGCACTTGTGAGCACGAG TATGGAGTGACATGTATGACATGGCTCGGCACATCGTATCTGGCAACTGGATCTATGGATGGAATTGTGAGATTATGGGACTGTCGGTCTGGTGAATGTGTCAGAACATTCAGAGGGCACTCTGATGGCATTCAATCGCTTTCTTTGTCAGCTAATCGCGATTACCTTGTCTCAGCTTCTTTAGATCACACAGCACGTGTTTTCGATGTTAAAGGATTTTGTTAA